One window of the Podospora pseudocomata strain CBS 415.72m chromosome 7, whole genome shotgun sequence genome contains the following:
- a CDS encoding hypothetical protein (COG:S; EggNog:ENOG503NX9U) — protein sequence MQSLFTDWAVLLALDYAEKHKHDYNPILWIDATDEETVRSSFKICAAELGLTVEGGETKDRLLRMQGSGQYLDGFATEVRRMTNGF from the exons ATGCAGTCTCTGTTTACGGATTGGGCGGTGTTG CTAGCGCTGGACTACGCCGAGAAGCACAAACATGATTACAACCCAATTCTCTGGATAGACGCGACGGACGAGGAGACAGTACGATCTAGCTTTAAGATATGTGCTGCGGAGCTGGGACTCACAGTGGAGGGCGGCGAAACCAAGGATCGATTATTACGGATGCAGGGGTCCGGGCAGTACTTAGATGGCTTTGCGACCGAAGTGAGGCGGATGACGAATGGCTTTTGA
- a CDS encoding hypothetical protein (COG:Z; EggNog:ENOG503PF1F), producing the protein MANLASTYRNQGRWEEAEKLFVQVMETRKTKLGADHPDTLTSMANLASTYRNQGRWEEAEKLFVQVMETRKTKLGADHPDTLRSMANLASTYRSQGRWEEAEKLEVQVMETRKIKLGADHPDTLTSMANLASTYRNQGRWEEAEKLEVQVMETSKIKLGADHPDTLMSMANLASTFWNQGRWEEAEKLEVQVMETRKIKLGADHPDTLTSMANLASTYRNQGRWEEAEKLEVQHRHFGTRAGGRKLKSCRCRSWRLGRPSLGPITQLH; encoded by the exons atggccaacctagcgtcgacatacaggaaccagggccggtgggaggaggccgagaagctgtttgtgcaggtgatggagactcggaagaccaagcttggggccgatcacccagatacgctgacaagtatggccaacctagcgtcgacatacaggaaccagggccggtgggaggaggccgagaagctgtttgtgcaggtgatggagactcggaagaccaagcttggggccgatcacccagatacgctgaggagcatggccaacttagcgtcgacatataggagccagggccggtgggaggaggccgagaagctggaggtgcaggtgatggagactcggaagatcaagcttggggccgatcacccagatacgctgacaagtatggccaacctagcgtcgacatacaggaaccagggccggtgggaggaggccgagaagctggaggtgcaggtgatggagacgagcaagattaagcttggggccgatcacccagatacgctaatgagcatggccaacctagcgtcgacattttggaaccagggccggtgggaggaggccgagaagctggaggtgcaggtgatggagactcggaagatcaagcttggggccgatcacccagatacgctgacaagtatggccaacctagcgtcgacatacaggaaccagggccggtgggaggaggccgagaagctggaggtgcag catcgacattttggaaccagggccggtgggaggaagctgaaaagctgcaggtgcaggtcatggagactcggaagaccaagcttggggccgatcacccagtTACACTAA
- a CDS encoding hypothetical protein (COG:S; EggNog:ENOG503PBFW) produces MSSTQEKASKNDRPDHEFWNAFIHSTLLPWRHRDYVRAAYMTILLHENRDRGLLEIASDFAANMLSLKQRASRLNHQPESRTETVFWLYQIKSAIEAAQGSSTDDKHFTPPSFDMVLAKRPELLDRKLIDQYYSVYLQNMCYTHRYYVLPNLKPLEPPRKAPRSFFGFGNNSAPEPFEHERYLNMAFAIVQRYLREGETRRRSWFIERGFDALRQQFMRMRAPVDARTGVFAEKPSSGLEPFSETKAYFYVQLVHIALTKLTTGGHHDMVQRMRYQTFKRIFGIEPNIWKKHYSAKRWTSFKALGGFQPPDLKPLPDTIDASYNKGSSIFLTALEGSGGPSDTKESVKPKSWDDLFLKEGLEPELPLEEVIAFHRSILLEDAKSIDPTAPLSPSHLPTPAHLLKYIYTTVLTASSMATLPTRATHCLSILLQHAPLPKTHLIFYLNYLLNFCTPGIEIAYPGLFPSNKTPSWQEKIQFRPITTTTTTNPETNKTETRHTRYHNCPCHNGTPLPYYIGPSACEYPINFPYEHPPQLYHGCSCHKEEMIDQDELAEIVAGMYAEREASEVWKGGQRDRHTGFDKKMVRDREEMFVEWVRRWPELVFVEFSPGGEKRGLVEIWEGREREIIMLMREEDGGVGVMGVVPVADGEGEEEGEGDEKTLAGDREVRSGDEEDWELLSQAGTLC; encoded by the exons ATGTCGTCCACTCAAGAAAAGGCTTCGAAAAATGACCGACCTGACCATGAATTTTGGAATGCCTTCATCCACAGCACTCTGCTTCCATGGCGTCACAGGGACTACGTTCGGGCTGCCTACATGACCATTCTTCTCCACGAAAATAGAGATCGCGGTCTCCTCGAGATAGCCAGCGACTTCGCCGCCAACATGCTTTCGTTGAAGCAGCGGGCGTCCCGGTTGAACCATCAGCCTGAGTCACG AACAGAAACTGTTTTTTGGCTCTATCAAATCAAATCGGCTATTGAGGCTGCGCAAGGATCTTCAACTGATGACAAGCACTTCACACCGCCCTCGTTCGACATGGTACTCGCTAAACGCCCGGAACTCCTTGACCGCAAGCTGATCGACCAGTACTACAGCGTGTATCTTCAGAACATGTGCTATACTCATCGGTATTATGTTTTACCCAATCTCAAGCCTCTTGAGCCACCCAGAAAAGCTCCAAGGTCTTTCTTTGGGTTCGGCAACAACTCTGCGCCGGAACCTTTTGAGCATGAGCGCTATCTCAACATGGCCTTTGCCATTGTCCAGCGGTATCTGCGCGAGGGTGAAACCCGACGAAGAAGCTGGTTCATCGAGCGAGGGTTTGATGCCCTGCGTCAACAGTTCATGCGTATGAGGGCGCCAGTGGACGCTCGCACTGGGGTCTTTGCTGAAAAGCCATCTTCGGGTTTGGAACCATTTTCAGAAACAAAAGCCTACTTTTATGTCCAGCTTGTTCACATTGCcctcaccaagctcaccacTGGTGGTCACCATGACATGGTTCAAAGAATGCGGTATCAAACGTTCAAACGAATCTTCGGCATCGAACCCAACATCTGGAAGAAACACTACAGCGCGAAACGATGGACGAGTTTCAAAGCCCTCGGGGGTTTCCAGCCACCTGATCTCAAGCCCCTCCCGGATACCATTGACGCTTCGTACAACAAGGGCAGCAGCATTTTCCTTACCGCTTTAGAAGGTTCTGGTGGCCCTTCCGATACCAAGGAATCCGTCAAACCCAAATCCTGGGACGACTTGTTTCTCAAAGAAGGCCTCGAACCCGAACTCCCCCTCGAAGAGGTCATCGCCTTCCACcgctccatcctcctcgaagaCGCTAAATCCATCgaccccaccgcccccctatccccctcccacctccccacccccgcccacTTGCTCAAATACATCTACACCACCGTCCTCACCGCCAGCTCCAtggccaccctccccacccgcGCAACCCACtgcctctccatcctcctccagcacgcCCCGCTTCCCAAAACCCACCTAATCTTCTACCTAAActacctcctcaacttctGCACCCCAGGCATAGAAATAGCCTACCCAGGCCTCTTCCCCTCGAACAAGACCCCCTCCTGGCAGGAAAAAATCCAGTTCcgtcccatcaccaccacaaccaccaccaatccaGAAACGAACAAAACAGAAACAAGACACACCCGGTATCACAACTGCCCTTGTCACAACGGCACGCCGCTTCCTTATTATATTGGTCCATCGGCGTGTGAATACCCCATTAACTTCCCCTATGAGCACCCACCTCAGTTATACCACGGTTGTTCCTGCCATAAGGAAGAAATGATTGATCAGGATGAGCTGGCGGAGATTGTGGCGGGGATGTATGCCGAGAGAGAGGCGAGTGAggtttggaagggggggcagAGGGATAGACACACGGGGTTTGACAAGAAAATGGTGAGAGATCGGGAGGAGATGTTTGTTGAGTGGGTTAGGCGGTGGCCTgagttggtgtttgtggaGTTTTCACctgggggggagaagagggggttggtggagatttgggaggggagggaaagggagattATTatgttgatgagggaggaggatggaggggtgggggttatgggggtggtgccagttgcggatggggagggggaagaagagggggagggggatgaaaAGACTTTGGCTGGGGATCGGGAGGTGAGGAgtggagacgaggaggattggGAGCTGTTGAGTCAGGCTGGGACGCTGTGTTAG
- a CDS encoding hypothetical protein (EggNog:ENOG503P31E) — MSNPDGEILPGDPRFQPRLKSQYVLDLGKPDDADCGRGVQETLDVIAALESSGIPCCVVDTKALVYYGARRIPMNWEICVPTESLDGAITLLTSPPLNEKYEVWHRVLPRPQTLMHTYPRFTLKGVNFFFIIVPEFECLLSPSPDQCERSVSGIPYPKLELFAQSLIDLQQYADLDDLVDGMNLEEEWGETNLELDKPPPLEHIREKNDMIARSLPEDMRDVTPLALLSERTRPARDAWRRSVSTKNRRINDELPRHRYLTRFRKVGSKGPRENTDREV, encoded by the exons ATGAGCAATCCCGATGGTGAAATTCTCCCAGGAGACCCAAGGTTTCAGCCTCGATTAAAATCTCAGTATGTGCTTGACCTGGGAAAACCGGACGACGCGGACTGTGGTCGTGGCGTCCAGGAGACGCTCGATGTCATTGCCGCGCTGGAAAGCTCTGGAATTCCTTGCTGCGTCGTCGACACAAAGGCTCTGGTGTATTATGGCGCTCGCCGAATTCCTATG AACTGGGAAATATGTGTCCCGACAGAGTCATTGGATGGAGCGATCACCTTGctcacctcaccccctcTGAATGAAAAGTACGAGGTGTGGCACCGCGTCCTGCCGAGGCCTCAAACGCTCATGCACACCTACCCCCGCTTCACGCTCAAGGGTGTCAACTTTTTTTTCATAATCGTGCCGGAATTCGAATGCCTTCTTTCTCCTAGCCCAGACCAGTGCGAGCGCAGTGTGAGCGGGATCCCGTACCCCAAGCTGGAGCTGTTTGCCCAGAGCCTGATCGACCTGCAACAGTACGCTGATCTGGACGACCTCGTTGACGGAATGAATCTAGAGGAAGAGTGGGGCGAAACCAACCTAGAGCTCGACAAACCACCGCCGCTCGAGCACATCCGGGAGAAGAATGACATGATTGCTCGCTCTCTACCAGAAGACATGCGTGACGTCACTCCGCTTGCCTTGCTGAGTGAGAGGACGAGGCCGGCGCGGGATGCATGGCGGCGCAGCGTGAGCACGAAGAATCGGAGGATCAACGATGAGCTGCCGAGACACAGGTACCTGACGAGGTTCCGGAAGGTCGGCTCGAAAGGTCCGCGTGAGAATACGGACCGGGAGGTGTGA
- a CDS encoding hypothetical protein (COG:I; EggNog:ENOG503P2JM) has product MTDFGPIHVVEPRAPHTHTIILLHGRGSTGEEFAEELFESKLSTGKTLQEHLGHWRWVFPSSAELWSTAFEEDMPAWFEAHSLTDPTARQDLQMAGIRDSVRYLTRLLGQEVDRLGGGSGKVVLGGISQGGAIGLWSLLCAGADGAAGRLGGFVGASTWLPFADELERHLGREAQAQQDTIRAADTGEVDSDAFVEEMAGATRGTLREPNASQHGLLSVPVFLGHGTDDAYVDVSLGRRAAVVLGKIGLRVEWREYSGAEQEGHWLKEPEELDDIVRFLESISAV; this is encoded by the coding sequence ATGACCGATTTTGGACCCATCCATGTCGTAGAGCCTCGCGCTCCGCACACCCACACCATCATTCTCCTTCACGGCCGTGGTAGTACCGGCGAAGAATTCGCCGAGGAGCTCTTTGAGTCCAAGCTCTCCACCGGCAAGACACTGCAAGAACACCTCGGACACTGGCGCTGGGTCTTCCCGTCGTCGGCTGAGTTGTGGAGCACGGCgtttgaggaggatatgCCGGCGTGGTTTGAGGCGCACTCCCTGACGGACCCCACGGCGAGACAAGACTTGCAGATGGCTGGGATTAGGGACTCGGTGCGCTACCTGACCCGACTGCTCGGTCAAGAGGTTGACAGGCTGGGCGGTGGCTCTGGCAAGGTGGTGCTGGGCGGAATCAGCCAGGGAGGTGCTATCGGGCTGTGGTCTTTGCTCTGTGCGGGTGCCGACGGCGCAGCCGGACGTCTGGGGGGATTTGTCGGGGCGAGCACTTGGCTCCCGTTCGCTGACGAGCTTGAGCGGCACCTTGGCCGGGAGGCTCAGGCGCAGCAAGACACCATCCGGGCTGCTGACACCGGAGAGGTTGACTCTGATGCTTTcgtggaggagatggctggCGCGACACGGGGGACGCTACGGGAGCCGAATGCTTCCCAGCATGGCTTGTTGTCAGTTCCAGTGTTCCTGGGCCATGGGACGGACGATGCTTATGTGGATGTCAGTTTGGGGCGGCGGGCAGCTGTTGTTCTGGGCAAAATTGGCCTAAGGGTTGAATGGCGCGAGTATTCAGGGGCAGAGCAGGAAGGACACTGGCTTAAGGAACCGGAGGAGCTGGACGATATCGTACGGTTTCTGGAGTCCATATCAGCCGTCTAG
- a CDS encoding hypothetical protein (EggNog:ENOG503P2CP): MSSYSHIPFPPSSAPNRDRLSPYDEVTVQNAQSEPDNKAGPITHVPGEPAVRLLPDQVRIHISSHLDTPLLDELYEHLWLIARKCGRNIDPLHTQKVKGRSIVPTEDPRLHLTWHRDRIFIKPVPVFLLNYQFWTTYLQTSTQGSSCGIPEELGFNSSIATGFLRSYALLVPHRLDFELAKEAHLIPGDVENWLQWSKFISHFYHLSDENVARRYHYGQLRLSWLNWAVRVFRPQHARTWWFYEVPHWSITAFVARATVPLLFLFAGISLALSSMQVALSVPTDDPWFQGLGESKLQSIGRAFWVFSIAVILGCAAIGALLLGIPTAILVWQVSWGFMREKRRRAGTSAG; this comes from the coding sequence ATGTCTAGTTATTCCCATATTCCTttccctccatcctccgctcCGAACAGAGATCGTCTCAGCCCTTACGATGAAGTGACTGTTCAGAATGCGCAATCCGAGCCAGATAATAAGGCGGGGCCTATAACGCATGTTCCAGGAGAGCCCGCTGTCAGACTACTCCCCGACCAAGTCCGCATTCATATCTCGAGTCACCTGGATACTCCGCTCCTCGATGAGCTTTACGAACATCTCTGGCTTATTGCGAGGAAATGCGGTCGAAACATCGACCCGCTCCATACACAAAAGGTCAAAGGTCGAAGCATTGTCCCTACCGAGGATCCTAGGCTCCATCTCACCTGGCACCGGGACAGGATCTTTATAAAGCCTGTTCCAGTCTTCCTTCTCAACTATCAATTTTGGACAACATATCTACAGACCTCGACGCAGGGCTCATCTTGTGGGATACCCGAAGAGTTGGGCTTCAATAGCTCGATTGCGACTGGATTCTTGCGGTCATATGCTTTGCTGGTGCCGCACCGTCTGGATTTCGAATTAGCGAAAGAGGCCCACCTTATCCCTGGCGACGTGGAGAACTGGCTTCAATGGTCGAAATTCATCAGCCATTTCTATCACCTCTCTGATGAGAACGTTGCGAGGCGATATCACTACGGACAGCTGCGCCTCTCGTGGCTGAACTGGGCCGTCCGCGTGTTCCGCCCACAGCACGCGCGAACATGGTGGTTCTACGAGGTCCCGCATTGGTCTATCACCGCTTTTGTGGCGAGAGCGACCGTACCTCTACTGTTCTTGTTTGCCGGTATATCCCTCGCTCTGTCATCAATGCAAGTTGCACTCTCGGTGCCGACAGACGACCCGTGGTTTCAGGGACTAGGAGAGTCTAAACTACAAAGTATCGGCCGGGCGTTCTGGGTGTTCTCTATTGCTGTAATACTGGGTTGTGCAGCTATAGGGGCCCTCTTACTCGGCATTCCAACTGCTATCCTGGTGTGGCAAGTTTCATGGGGGTTtatgagagagaagagacgACGGGCGGGCACTTCTGCGGGGTAA
- a CDS encoding hypothetical protein (COG:Z; EggNog:ENOG503NYQ3) has translation MGLAIYLVIFLLSIAVLYYQATKSIPSRLNSDQAPKSRFELVPACASGLPTRADGIEVHPDSTWRATKHATRQATTTDIPEEAATDNEQFVNWVSDFLPSDLLPAVSRDVRLFFYNYDSYWKRDAVHTRLTNLGNELLEHIGGIRMSETEQNRSLIFVAHSFGGLVVKRKALVQARASRDFGHVAEHAQTIIFLGTPHRGTSFGLWGWLAAKGLQPLGSNPSILADLEYDSFSLHDLHKDFMAVAPDDLRVFNFFEKRPTCILRLWFVRLERLCVHEQSATYEGRNVRNIGLSVDHYGLNKFASKNESYQSILSKLTE, from the exons ATGGGCCTAGCTATATACCTGGTCATCTTCCTGCTCTCGATTGCAGTCCTCTACTACCAGGCCACGAAGAGCATCCCCAGCCGACTCAACTCCGACCAAGCTCCGAAATCAAGATTTGAGCTTGTTCCAGCGTGCGCCAGTGGTTTACCGACGAGGGCGGACGGGATTGA GGTCCACCCCGACTCGACATGGCGGGCGACGAAACATGCGACGAGACAAGCGACGACGACCGATATACCTGAAGAAGCGGCGACGGACAACGAGCAGTTTGTGAACTGGGTCAGCGACTTTCTCCCTAGTGACCTCCTTCCGGCGGTCAGCAGAGATGTCCGCCTATTCTTTTACAACTACGATTCATACTGGAAGAGGGATGCGGTGCACACACGGTTGACAAACCTTGGGAATGAACTGCTTGAGCATATCGGAGGGATCCGGATGTCCGAAACG GAGCAAAACCGGAGCTTGATCTTTGTAGCACATAGTTTTGGGGGGCTCGTGGTTAAACGT AAGGCACTTGTTCAAGCCCGAGCGAGTCGAGACTTTGGCCACGTCGCGGAGCATGCTCAAACAATTATCTTCCTGGGTACGCCGCATCGCGGGACCAGTTTCGGCCTATGGGGTTGGCTTGCGGCAAAGGGCCTCCAGCCTCTCGGGTCGAACCCGTCAATCCTGGCCGATTTGGAGTATGATTCATTTTCGCTACACGACTTGCATAAGGATTTTATGGCGGTGGCTCCAGACGATTTGCGTGTGTTTAACTTCTTTGAGAAGCGGCCGACATGTATTCTTCGGCTATGGTTCGTTCGGCTAGAGCGACTT TGTGTCCATGAGCAATCCGCCACATATGAGGGTCGAAATGTTCGAAACATTGGGCTATCGGTCGATCACTATGGGCTCAACAAATTTGCGTCGAAGAACGAAAGCTATCAGTCAATACTTTCGAAACTTACCGAATGA